Proteins encoded together in one Procambarus clarkii isolate CNS0578487 chromosome 71, FALCON_Pclarkii_2.0, whole genome shotgun sequence window:
- the Plap gene encoding phospholipase A-2-activating protein, with product MASGGVYKFRCNLLGHSKDVRAVATTPEGHIITASRDTTAKLWVPQDNGISYIEQQVYKGHTSYVTSVCVVPGDSDHPEGLVVTGSRDTTILIYSMNGGSPLHALTGHSDTVSCLAWGHGLLISGSWDHSGKVWSNWEFSYELKGHNGPLWCATFVPSKGESGDKKSTAILTASADKTIRLWVDGKECRTFTGHKDCVRGLAVLNTERFLSCSNDASVILWAITGEALSTYYGHTNFIYSISLLGKGQDFVTGGEDRTMRVWGANGNCIQTIHMPAQSVWAVAALPNTDIICGSSDGMCRVFTNVAERQGDAESQKEFEESVAKSTMAVGDLGGIKKSELPGKEILLAPGKRDGHTVMVREGEKVNCYSWSASEQQWTAVGEVVGGAGGSQSTSGKVLYEGKEYDFVFDVELDEGNRLKLPYNACEDPYFAAQRFIHHHELPQEFLDQVATFIINNTKGMTLGVEASGQYTDPFTGGSRYQPSTSLGSAPLDTDPFTGSGRYIPGSSSGSLGENIPTGSSTLGALSVAPSSSHFFPQLIPLKFESCNTTGMLSKLTECNSMLSPEKQLTSQMLEQVVGTVSVAKNSDPKLLAPLETALQWPVEQVWPALDVLRLALQSEHMQKEWLVKERGLVLINHLISLVQPPSSTNAQLLSLRCLTNMAAHEPGRGVLLMAWEQVVRAVVEISPYPNKNMEIAAATVLLNYSVILSTAGNIENQCQVLSGAGAVALCSKEPEAQFRALVAIGTLLHHSTECRSLAGSLDLKSVVQTLSGITSPSKVGECAGHVLRLL from the exons ATGGCCAGTGGTGGCGTGTACAAGTTCCGTTGTAACCTGTTGGGACACTCAAAGGATGTGCGGGCTGTGGCCACCACACCGGAAGGTCACATCATCACAGCTTCCAGAGATACCACGGCTAAACTATGGGTTCCTCAGGACAATGG gatatcatatatagagCAACAGGTTTACAAGGGCCATACTTCGTAtgtgacaagtgtgtgtgtagtgccgGGTGATAGTGACCATCCTGAAGGCTTGGTTGTGACAGGATCCAGAGATACAACCATCTTGATCTATTCAATGAATGGTGGATCACCTTTGCATGCACTTACTGGCCACTCGGATACCG tgtcatgccttgcttGGGGTCATGGGCTGTTGATCTCGGGTTCTTGGGACCACAGCGGTAAAGTGTGGAGCAACTGGGAGTTCAGTTACGAGTTAAAGGGGCACAATGGACCTTTGTGGTGTGCAACATTTGTGCCAAGTAAAGGAGAAAGTGGAGATAAGAAATCCACCGCCATACTCACTGCCTCGGCCGACAAGACAATCAGGTTGTGGGTAGATGGAAAG GAATGTAGAACATTTACTGGTCATAAAGACTGTGTCCGAGGACTGGCGGTTTTAAATACAGAGCGTTTTCTGTCCTGCTCCAATGATGCTTCTGTTATTCTGTGGGCCATCACAGGAGAGGCTCTTTCTACATATTATGGACACACAAATTTCATTTACTC GATAAGTCTCTTGGGCAAAGGACAAGACTTTGTTACCGGAGGGGAGGACCGAACGATGCGAGTTTGGGGAGCCAATGGCAATTGTATTCAGACTATTCACATGCCTGCACAGTCGGTATGGGCTGTAGCAGCCCTCCCAAATACAGATATTATCTGTGGATCAAG TGATGGTATGTGCCGTGTATTCACGAATGTTGCAGAACGGCAGGGTGACGCAGAGAGTCAAAAGGAatttgaagagagtgttgccaaGTCTACCATGGCTGTAGGTGATCTCGGAGGTATCAAGAAAAGTGAGCTTCCAGGTAAAGAGATTCTTCTGGCTCCTGGGAAGCGTGACGGACACACAGTGATGGTTCGTGAGGGTGAGAAGGTGAACTGCTATTCTTGGTCAGCCTCGGAACAACAATGGACTGCTGTGGGCGAGGTAGTGGGCGGTGCTGGAGGGTCACAGAGTACCTCTGGCAAAGTGTTGTATGAGGGTAAAGAatatgactttgtatttgatgttgAGCTTGATGAAGGTAATCGGCTTAAACTGCCTTATAATGCTTGTGAAGACCCATATTTTGCTGCTCAACGTTTTATTCACCATCATGAGTTGCCTCAGGAATTTTTGGATCAAGTAGCAACATTTATTATCAATAATACGAAAGGTATGACTCTAGGAGTGGAAGCTAGTGGTCAGTATACCGATCCATTTACAGGCGGTTCTCGCTACCAGCCGAGTACATCCCTTGGATCGGCTCCTCTTGATACCGACCCTTTCACAGGTAGTGGCCGATATATTCCTGGGTCATCGAGTGGCAGTCTCGGAGAGAATATTCCAACTGGTTCATCAACTCTGGGCGCATTGAGCGTCGCTCCTTCCTCCTCTCATTTCTTTCCCCAGTTAATACCTTTAAAGTTTGAGTCTTGCAATACTACCGGTATGCTCTCAAAATTAACAGAGTGCAATTCCATGTTGAGTCCAGAGAAACAGCTTACTAGCCAAATGCTTGAACAGGTGGTTGGAACTGTGTCAGTAGCCAAAAACTCTGATCCAAAACTTTTGGCTCCCTTGGAAACTGCCTTGCAGTGGCCGGTAGAACAAGTGTGGCCAGCCCTAGATGTGTTAAGGTTGGCATTACAGTCAGAGCACATGCAAAAGGAATGGCTAGTTAAGGAACGTGGATTAGTATTGATTAACCATCTTATTTCTCTCGTTCAACCGCCTTCATCAACTAATGCACAGCTACTTTCCCTTCGTTGTCTGACAAATATGGCTGCCCATGAACCTGGACGTGGTGTGTTATTAATGGCATGGGAACAAGTGGTCCGTGCTGTAGTAGAAATATCGCCATATCCTAACAAAAATATGGAAATTGCAGCAGCAACAGTACTTCTCAATTACAGTGTTATATTAAGCACTGCTGGAAATATAGAAAATCAATGTCAAGTTTTGAGTGGTGCTGGTGCAGTGGCCTTGTGCTCAAAGGAGCCGGAGGCACAATTCCGTGCTCTTGTGGCAATTGGAACTCTGCTGCATCACAGTACTGAATGTCGTTCCCTTGCGGGTTCTCTAGATTTAAAGTCTGTGGTACAAACCTTATCAGGGATTACATCACCTTCTAAAGTTGGGGAGTGTGCTGGACACGTACTGCGGCTTCTTTAG